A portion of the Bdellovibrionales bacterium genome contains these proteins:
- a CDS encoding aspartate carbamoyltransferase catalytic subunit translates to MSFFEKSLLSIQNLDTENVKLLFSRAKAFKEEFRKSRRFDHLIRQHSNRPIVVAMVFLEPSTRTRVSFQAAAYRFGFRTIIFDSATSSSMQKGESQYDTLRNISAMLPDLMVVRYGNSPEVEGILDTMNCPVISAGSGTGEHPTQALLDAFTILEARGSIAGQRVLMVGDVVHSRVANSNIQLLNRLGAEVGICGPEVMLPPALGDWKNVKRFSDLRLAVSWCQVLMGLRIQKERHEEVGISNSAIEIWDQYRVDRVHLESLSDNGIILHPGPVIRGVEFSSDVLQDRRCLVLEQVTNGLFVRAALYSLILGLEV, encoded by the coding sequence ATGTCATTTTTCGAAAAGTCTCTTCTCAGTATCCAGAATCTTGATACCGAAAATGTTAAACTCCTATTCTCGAGGGCAAAAGCATTCAAGGAGGAGTTTCGTAAATCGAGGAGATTCGATCATCTCATTCGTCAGCACAGTAATCGGCCGATTGTTGTGGCGATGGTGTTCCTTGAGCCAAGTACTCGTACGAGAGTGAGCTTTCAGGCGGCGGCATATCGGTTTGGTTTTCGGACAATCATCTTTGATAGTGCAACTTCTTCAAGTATGCAAAAGGGCGAGAGTCAATACGATACTCTGAGAAATATTTCGGCTATGTTGCCTGATCTGATGGTCGTTCGCTACGGGAATTCTCCAGAAGTAGAGGGCATTTTAGACACAATGAATTGTCCGGTGATAAGTGCTGGAAGCGGCACTGGAGAACACCCAACGCAAGCGCTTTTAGACGCCTTTACGATTCTTGAGGCTCGTGGGTCGATTGCGGGTCAAAGGGTTCTGATGGTTGGCGATGTTGTACACAGTCGCGTAGCAAATTCCAATATTCAGCTGCTAAATAGGCTGGGAGCAGAGGTTGGTATTTGTGGTCCAGAGGTCATGTTGCCTCCGGCTCTCGGTGATTGGAAAAATGTAAAGAGATTTTCAGATCTGAGGCTTGCGGTTTCATGGTGTCAGGTATTAATGGGATTGAGAATTCAAAAAGAGCGGCACGAGGAAGTAGGCATTTCCAATTCTGCCATTGAAATTTGGGATCAATATCGTGTGGACCGAGTTCATTTAGAAAGTCTGTCGGACAATGGGATTATTCTGCATCCAGGTCCCGTCATTCGTGGTGTTGAGTTTTCCTCTGATGTGCTACAAGACCGGCGTTGTTTGGTCTTGGAGCAAGTGACGAATGGGCTATTTGTTCGAGCGGCTCTCTATTCTTTAATTCTTGGTTTAGAGGTGTAG
- the lepB gene encoding signal peptidase I, with product MKPSKLNASKIETSLKHLLRDYAEALFYAVLLAFFFRTFIVSAYRIPSTSMMPSLFPGDFIFAYKLPFGIPLPLMEKVKLGGGPLRRGDIAIFPCPNNPDSSCIRRIIGLPGDRLVIRGKRLIVNGEAAQYMKVEGETEILEGFGNYSVALQETLGNSSHKILVGPRRDSENFGPTIVPPGHVFVMSDHRDQGEDSRSWGVVAVRSLEAKLGFIWLSLGWEEQRGSWLPQVRWPRLFQSVD from the coding sequence TTGAAACCATCCAAGCTCAATGCCTCTAAAATTGAGACTTCACTCAAGCATCTTCTTCGAGATTATGCAGAGGCTCTTTTTTACGCTGTTCTTTTAGCATTTTTCTTTAGAACTTTTATTGTGTCTGCCTACCGAATTCCCTCTACAAGTATGATGCCATCTCTTTTCCCTGGGGACTTCATATTTGCCTATAAGCTTCCTTTTGGCATTCCTCTACCCTTGATGGAAAAGGTAAAACTGGGAGGAGGGCCTTTGCGCAGGGGAGACATTGCCATATTTCCGTGTCCAAACAACCCTGATTCAAGTTGTATCCGGCGGATCATAGGTCTCCCTGGGGATCGGCTGGTCATTCGGGGCAAGCGCCTGATTGTAAATGGGGAAGCCGCTCAATATATGAAAGTTGAGGGAGAGACTGAAATTTTGGAGGGGTTTGGTAATTACAGTGTCGCCCTTCAGGAGACGCTGGGAAATTCGAGCCATAAAATTCTTGTCGGGCCTCGAAGGGATTCGGAGAACTTCGGACCAACAATTGTTCCTCCTGGGCACGTATTTGTAATGAGTGACCACCGGGACCAGGGAGAGGACTCCCGGTCTTGGGGCGTTGTTGCGGTGAGGAGCCTGGAGGCGAAGCTAGGCTTTATTTGGCTCTCACTGGGGTGGGAGGAACAGCGAGGATCCTGGCTTCCTCAGGTTCGCTGGCCCCGACTCTTCCAGTCTGTTGATTGA
- the lepB gene encoding signal peptidase I — protein MSIESSSDPEKGKCKPANRRATLAGSLLSFFGAILMILVLRWVVAEPYVIPSGSMIPSLLIHDHILVNKFAFGLRVPFTKYWLVKFSYPNRGDVVVFRSLEDESLYMIKRVIGLPGDLIRVDEKGQIVVNGIPLKSHVLEKPQFGGNKTSFYSLTAEDIGGDLSGFEFFEETLGDRTHLGMLISNSYRWSESEVEVPAGHIFVMGDNRDNSRDSRIWGTLPFENLLGRASFVWLSCTETLVTAPFVCDPAKIRWRRFFHIIQ, from the coding sequence ATGTCCATTGAATCATCGTCCGATCCAGAAAAGGGCAAGTGCAAACCAGCAAATCGAAGGGCAACTTTAGCTGGATCACTACTGAGTTTTTTTGGTGCCATTTTAATGATCCTGGTTTTGCGATGGGTCGTTGCGGAGCCCTACGTAATACCATCTGGGAGTATGATTCCGAGTCTTCTCATTCATGATCACATACTGGTGAATAAATTTGCTTTCGGTTTACGGGTCCCTTTTACCAAATATTGGTTAGTCAAATTTTCATATCCCAATAGAGGCGATGTGGTTGTTTTTAGATCGTTGGAGGACGAATCTCTATATATGATTAAGAGAGTGATTGGGCTTCCCGGGGACCTGATTCGTGTGGACGAAAAAGGCCAAATTGTCGTGAATGGGATTCCTCTCAAAAGTCATGTCTTAGAGAAGCCTCAGTTTGGAGGCAATAAGACTTCCTTTTATAGCCTCACCGCCGAAGATATTGGTGGTGACCTAAGTGGCTTCGAGTTTTTTGAAGAGACTTTAGGAGATCGGACACACCTTGGGATGCTTATTTCAAATTCCTATCGATGGTCAGAGTCGGAGGTCGAAGTTCCGGCAGGACACATTTTTGTGATGGGAGACAATCGGGATAATTCGAGAGACAGTCGAATTTGGGGCACACTGCCGTTTGAAAATCTTCTAGGAAGAGCCTCCTTTGTTTGGCTGAGTTGCACGGAGACCTTGGTCACAGCGCCATTCGTTTGTGATCCAGCCAAAATTCGATGGAGGCGCTTCTTTCATATTATTCAATAG
- the lepB gene encoding signal peptidase I, which translates to MSLKRGRQFWTEGTGSLLLAVLVALTLRWAFIEAYVIPSGSMLPSLLVHDHIFVNKIVYGLRIPFTTDWLVEFSSPSRGEVVVFKYPERPSMFYIKRVVGLPGDRIFYEKGNLFINDKLIEKQVPQELMSEFGWLRDEHFPGDGPGARGRYVHWQEVLDHHVHSILLKSENQTNVAYGPYQVPDRHFFVMGDNRDNSQDSRFWERGKQFVPREYLVGRAMFVWFSCEETFSSSSFFCNPLTIRWNRFFHNVH; encoded by the coding sequence CTGAGTTTGAAGAGAGGACGGCAATTTTGGACAGAGGGCACGGGGTCTTTGTTGTTGGCCGTTTTAGTTGCTTTGACTCTTCGATGGGCATTTATTGAAGCATATGTCATTCCCTCAGGTAGTATGCTCCCAAGCCTGCTTGTCCATGATCATATCTTTGTGAACAAAATTGTTTATGGTCTTAGGATCCCATTTACCACGGACTGGTTGGTCGAATTTTCTAGTCCCAGTCGTGGCGAGGTCGTTGTATTTAAGTACCCCGAAAGGCCAAGCATGTTTTATATCAAAAGGGTCGTAGGGCTTCCCGGGGATCGAATCTTTTATGAAAAGGGGAACCTCTTTATTAATGACAAATTGATAGAAAAGCAGGTGCCTCAAGAATTGATGTCTGAATTTGGCTGGTTGCGCGACGAGCACTTTCCAGGGGATGGACCCGGAGCAAGGGGGCGCTATGTTCATTGGCAGGAAGTTTTGGACCATCATGTTCATAGTATTCTTTTGAAAAGTGAAAATCAGACCAATGTGGCTTACGGTCCCTACCAGGTTCCAGATAGGCATTTCTTTGTAATGGGAGATAATCGTGACAACTCCCAGGACAGTCGATTTTGGGAAAGAGGCAAGCAATTTGTGCCGCGCGAGTATTTGGTAGGTCGAGCGATGTTCGTATGGTTTAGTTGCGAAGAGACTTTTTCTTCGAGTTCATTCTTTTGTAATCCACTTACAATCAGGTGGAATCGGTTTTTTCACAATGTCCATTGA
- the lepA gene encoding elongation factor 4 encodes MENEVELAETSAEHIRNFSIIAHIDHGKSTLADSLLKYTGSLSDRESKEQFLDSMDLERERGITIKAQTVRLNYKAKNGLTYQLNLIDTPGHVDFTYEVSRSLAACEGAILVVDAAQGVEAQTLANVYLALESNLEIIPVLNKIDLPSADPEGVKRQIEDAIGLDTSNTILASAKEMKGIEEILEAIVKFIPPPQANRNIPLRALIFDSWFDSYQGVVTLCRIVDGKIKVGDKIKFLATYRDYEVLKLGVFAPFARHLTELNAGEVGFLVCGIKDIRNVKVGDTITVAKNGATESLPGFRRIKPMVFAGIFPIVSADYENLKVALDKLSLNDSSLSYEIESSVALGFGYRVGFLGLLHMEIVQERLEREFNLDLITTAPTVIYRVYLHDGTVIELENPAKLPDLSRIERLEEPLVKVIIHTPSQFIGGILKLCEDKRGIQQRMEYITDTKVIIEYRLPLNEMVMDFYDKLKTISRGYASLEYEIADFQAADLVKMDILINGEPIDALSIIVHRTKADWRGRQLVKKLKELIPRQQYQVAIQAAIGAKIIARETLGALRKDVTAKCYGGDISRKRKLLEKQKEGKKRMKAIGHIEVPQEAFLAILKVED; translated from the coding sequence ATGGAAAATGAAGTGGAATTGGCAGAAACTTCGGCTGAACATATTCGCAATTTTTCTATTATAGCTCATATTGATCACGGGAAATCAACTTTAGCTGACAGCCTACTGAAGTACACGGGTTCTTTATCCGATAGAGAATCCAAAGAGCAGTTTTTAGATAGCATGGATCTCGAGAGAGAACGCGGGATCACGATAAAGGCTCAAACTGTTCGCCTGAATTACAAAGCAAAAAATGGATTAACTTACCAGCTGAACCTCATTGATACCCCCGGCCATGTTGACTTCACCTACGAGGTTTCTAGATCCTTGGCCGCCTGTGAGGGAGCCATTCTCGTGGTAGATGCTGCCCAAGGGGTTGAGGCTCAAACTTTGGCTAATGTTTATTTGGCCCTGGAGAGCAATCTTGAAATTATCCCCGTTCTAAATAAGATAGATCTTCCTTCTGCAGACCCTGAGGGAGTCAAACGCCAGATTGAGGATGCAATTGGACTTGATACATCAAATACAATTCTAGCCAGTGCCAAAGAAATGAAGGGGATCGAGGAAATATTGGAGGCGATAGTTAAGTTTATTCCTCCCCCTCAAGCGAATCGAAACATTCCTCTGCGGGCACTTATTTTTGATTCTTGGTTCGATTCCTATCAGGGGGTTGTGACTCTCTGTCGTATTGTTGATGGGAAGATAAAAGTGGGGGACAAAATTAAATTCCTGGCGACATACCGAGATTATGAGGTGCTTAAATTGGGAGTTTTTGCTCCTTTTGCGCGACATTTGACGGAATTGAATGCTGGTGAAGTGGGATTCTTGGTTTGCGGCATAAAGGATATTCGGAATGTCAAAGTTGGCGATACAATAACAGTTGCCAAGAATGGAGCAACGGAGTCTTTACCTGGGTTTCGTCGAATAAAACCCATGGTCTTTGCTGGCATATTTCCGATTGTTTCGGCCGACTATGAAAATCTAAAAGTGGCCCTTGATAAGTTATCTCTCAATGACTCGAGTCTTAGCTACGAAATCGAGTCCTCCGTTGCATTGGGTTTTGGGTACCGAGTGGGTTTTCTAGGGCTTCTTCACATGGAAATCGTCCAAGAGAGGTTGGAGCGAGAATTCAATCTTGATCTCATTACGACGGCGCCAACGGTGATTTATAGAGTCTATTTACATGATGGGACTGTCATTGAGCTTGAGAATCCAGCCAAACTACCCGATCTTTCCCGAATTGAGCGTTTAGAAGAACCTTTGGTCAAGGTGATCATTCATACTCCCAGCCAGTTTATTGGAGGGATTTTAAAATTGTGTGAAGATAAGCGCGGGATTCAGCAGCGCATGGAATACATTACCGATACAAAGGTCATCATAGAGTATAGATTGCCTCTTAACGAAATGGTGATGGATTTTTATGACAAATTGAAAACAATTTCTCGCGGATACGCCTCTTTGGAATATGAAATTGCGGATTTTCAGGCTGCAGATCTTGTCAAAATGGATATTCTGATAAATGGCGAACCTATCGATGCGCTATCAATAATTGTGCATCGAACTAAGGCAGATTGGCGAGGTCGTCAATTGGTCAAGAAACTCAAAGAACTCATTCCGAGACAGCAATATCAGGTGGCCATTCAAGCGGCCATAGGTGCGAAAATTATTGCTCGCGAAACTCTGGGAGCTTTGAGAAAAGACGTGACAGCCAAATGTTATGGGGGAGATATTAGTCGCAAGCGGAAACTTCTGGAAAAGCAGAAGGAAGGAAAGAAGCGCATGAAGGCCATTGGTCACATTGAGGTGCCCCAGGAGGCCTTTTTGGCTATCCTCAAGGTGGAGGACTGA
- a CDS encoding methionine adenosyltransferase encodes MRNFLFTSESVSEGHPDKVADQISDAVLDAFLSGDSNSRVACETMISTGFVMLAGEVTSKVQVDISTLVRKTLREIGYTNSEIGFDADSCAVQVALDRQSQDIARGVDSSDQREQGAGDQGIMFGYAVNETAEYMPLTISLAHKLVRELASLRKSGRVPFLRPDSKSQVTVEYVNGKAARIDSIVLSTQHSPDVDQATIKSFVQEELIPRVVPREFLDAGTKFFVNPTGRFVVGGPLGDCGLTGRKIIVDTYGGHGAHGGGAFSGKDPSKVDRSAAYAARHVAKNIVAAGLADRVLVQLAYAIGIAEPVSVMINDYGTGKVSSEILSKAVREVWNLKPAEIVKQFDLLKPRYLKTAAYGHFGRNEAEFTWERTDKVEAIKDAVKAFS; translated from the coding sequence ATGCGAAATTTTCTATTTACAAGTGAGTCCGTTTCGGAAGGCCACCCCGACAAAGTGGCTGATCAAATTAGTGACGCTGTTCTTGACGCTTTTCTTTCCGGTGATTCAAATTCTCGTGTGGCTTGTGAAACGATGATTTCTACGGGTTTTGTCATGCTGGCTGGTGAAGTTACTTCCAAGGTGCAGGTGGATATCTCTACGCTTGTGCGAAAAACCCTTCGCGAAATTGGTTATACAAACAGCGAGATAGGATTTGATGCAGACTCCTGTGCTGTTCAGGTGGCTCTTGACCGCCAGAGTCAGGATATTGCGCGCGGGGTAGATAGCTCTGATCAGCGAGAGCAAGGTGCCGGCGATCAAGGCATTATGTTTGGTTATGCCGTCAACGAGACGGCTGAGTATATGCCCCTCACTATCTCCTTGGCCCACAAATTGGTGCGTGAGCTGGCGAGTTTACGTAAAAGCGGAAGAGTTCCTTTTTTACGCCCAGACAGCAAAAGTCAGGTGACGGTGGAGTATGTCAATGGCAAGGCGGCCAGAATTGATTCAATCGTTTTGAGTACTCAACATAGTCCCGACGTCGATCAGGCCACGATTAAGTCGTTTGTGCAGGAGGAGCTCATCCCTCGAGTGGTTCCGCGCGAGTTTCTTGATGCGGGCACAAAGTTTTTTGTTAACCCCACGGGCAGGTTTGTCGTAGGGGGGCCTCTTGGAGACTGCGGTCTTACCGGACGTAAGATTATTGTTGATACTTATGGCGGGCATGGTGCCCATGGAGGCGGAGCCTTCTCTGGTAAGGACCCCTCTAAGGTGGATCGATCGGCAGCTTATGCGGCCCGACACGTAGCTAAAAATATTGTTGCGGCGGGATTGGCAGACAGAGTTCTCGTGCAGTTGGCTTATGCTATTGGAATAGCTGAACCAGTGAGTGTTATGATAAATGACTATGGTACCGGCAAAGTGTCGTCGGAGATTCTTTCTAAGGCTGTGCGGGAAGTTTGGAATTTGAAGCCAGCGGAGATTGTAAAGCAGTTTGATTTGCTAAAGCCACGCTACTTGAAAACAGCTGCGTATGGCCATTTTGGTCGCAATGAAGCGGAATTTACTTGGGAGAGGACGGACAAGGTCGAGGCGATAAAGGATGCAGTAAAGGCCTTTTCTTGA
- the raiA gene encoding ribosome-associated translation inhibitor RaiA has protein sequence MKISYQFKSLDWSESLVQYTEEKLQRLVKFEMKPVHIHVTYSAERHIKTVEMHIVGGTRSIAARGEGESFQAVVDQVSLKLQRQMSKHKQKKKNHHSPEYTRGHRAKKLQEQIEMQMQLEIEQEFNLDSKKAS, from the coding sequence ATGAAAATAAGTTATCAGTTCAAGAGTTTGGATTGGTCAGAAAGCCTTGTTCAATACACGGAGGAAAAGCTGCAGAGGCTGGTAAAATTTGAGATGAAACCAGTCCATATTCACGTCACATACAGCGCAGAGCGCCATATTAAAACGGTGGAGATGCACATCGTGGGAGGGACCAGATCTATTGCAGCCCGAGGGGAGGGAGAGAGTTTTCAAGCAGTTGTCGACCAAGTCTCTTTGAAACTTCAAAGGCAGATGTCTAAGCACAAGCAGAAAAAAAAGAATCATCATTCGCCTGAATATACCAGGGGGCACAGAGCAAAGAAACTGCAGGAGCAAATCGAAATGCAGATGCAGCTTGAGATAGAGCAGGAGTTCAATTTGGATAGCAAGAAGGCAAGTTAA
- the rpoN gene encoding RNA polymerase factor sigma-54, with the protein MAMHLKMSMKLSQQLRMTPQLQQAIKLLQLSRLELETQVRKELTENPILEEVQETTDDEPIPKSLQNADSEIGADTVTPESQEGSQDPRKQDEFDWDNYFDNQYKPPQSSGGGNEEIMNYENLISTHQSFHDYLMWQAGLAGFNEEEFSLVSVLVSYVDDDGYIKVSLEAIAEEEGLNASELEEMLPFLQEFDPPGVGARNLRECLLIQAKYIEEDTNDLVRLINDHLKDLEKKNYPAIAKAMNLDLEDVIDICKIILSMDPKPGRAYLPQETQFITPDVYVYKVGDEYIVSLNEDGLPRLRISNLYKNVMKGGSDQSATPQAQAYIQDKLRSALWLIKSIAQRQRTIYKVTESIVRYQKDFFDKGSGFIRPMILRDIANDIGMHESTVSRVTTNKYLHTSRGIFELKYFFNSGINKTDGELLASESVKMKIKSLVDQEDLKDPLSDQRLVELLKKDGIKIARRTVAKYRDVLKILPSSKRKKYY; encoded by the coding sequence ATGGCGATGCATCTTAAAATGAGCATGAAGCTTTCTCAGCAGCTCCGGATGACTCCGCAGCTCCAGCAAGCGATAAAGTTACTTCAACTGTCGCGTCTTGAATTGGAGACGCAAGTTCGCAAGGAACTTACGGAAAATCCCATTTTAGAGGAAGTGCAGGAAACCACAGATGACGAACCTATCCCGAAATCTCTTCAAAATGCAGACTCGGAGATAGGGGCAGACACAGTCACTCCAGAGTCTCAAGAGGGTTCGCAAGATCCGAGAAAGCAGGATGAGTTTGATTGGGACAACTACTTTGACAATCAATACAAGCCTCCACAGTCCTCCGGAGGTGGCAACGAAGAGATCATGAATTACGAAAATTTGATTTCAACTCATCAATCGTTTCATGACTATTTGATGTGGCAGGCTGGTTTAGCTGGGTTCAATGAAGAAGAGTTCTCTCTTGTCTCAGTGTTGGTTTCCTATGTGGATGATGATGGTTACATAAAGGTTTCGCTTGAGGCTATTGCCGAAGAGGAAGGTCTTAATGCAAGTGAGTTGGAGGAAATGTTGCCTTTTCTCCAGGAGTTTGACCCGCCGGGCGTTGGAGCCAGGAATTTGCGTGAGTGTTTGCTCATTCAGGCCAAATATATTGAAGAGGACACGAACGATTTGGTGCGATTGATAAATGATCATTTGAAAGATCTAGAAAAAAAGAATTATCCTGCCATCGCAAAGGCGATGAATTTGGATCTTGAAGATGTTATAGACATTTGCAAAATTATTTTATCCATGGATCCAAAGCCGGGGCGAGCTTATCTGCCTCAAGAGACTCAGTTCATTACTCCAGATGTTTACGTGTATAAGGTCGGAGATGAATACATTGTTTCACTGAATGAGGATGGATTGCCTCGCTTGCGTATTTCCAATCTATACAAGAATGTGATGAAAGGTGGGAGTGATCAGTCGGCGACTCCTCAGGCTCAGGCCTACATTCAGGACAAGCTTCGTTCGGCGCTCTGGTTGATCAAATCTATCGCTCAACGTCAGAGGACGATTTATAAAGTGACGGAGAGTATCGTTCGCTATCAAAAAGATTTTTTTGATAAGGGATCAGGGTTTATTCGACCAATGATTCTTCGTGATATTGCCAATGATATTGGAATGCATGAATCAACAGTGAGTCGTGTTACCACAAATAAGTACCTTCACACTTCGCGTGGAATCTTCGAATTAAAGTATTTCTTTAACTCCGGAATTAATAAGACGGATGGAGAATTGCTCGCAAGTGAATCAGTCAAAATGAAAATCAAATCCCTTGTTGATCAAGAGGATTTAAAAGATCCGCTTTCAGATCAAAGGCTCGTCGAACTATTAAAAAAGGACGGAATTAAAATTGCTCGACGGACTGTAGCGAAATATCGAGACGTACTTAAGATTTTGCCGTCAAGCAAACGCAAGAAATATTATTAG
- the lptB gene encoding LPS export ABC transporter ATP-binding protein, translating into MSVLIVNKISKRFKLRQVVREVSFQVQSGEIVGILGPNGAGKTTSFYMVVGLLNPDEGEILLDDGSIGDMPMYKRARIGLSYLPQEASIFRRLTVAENILVALEAHGYTGSDKHERLDLLLKEFRIEHVRSSYGYSLSGGERRRVEIARALAGKPKFLLLDEPFAGIDPIAVGDIQEIIRDLKTKGIGILITDHNVRETLGICDRAHILKDGRIEVQGSAMEIAESPVARKFYLGEGFRL; encoded by the coding sequence TTGAGTGTATTGATTGTAAATAAGATTTCCAAGCGATTCAAGTTGCGCCAAGTGGTAAGGGAAGTTTCATTTCAAGTTCAATCTGGCGAAATCGTGGGAATTCTTGGTCCAAATGGGGCTGGAAAGACAACCAGTTTTTACATGGTTGTGGGGCTTTTAAATCCGGATGAAGGAGAGATTTTGTTAGACGATGGTTCCATCGGAGATATGCCAATGTACAAGAGAGCGAGGATTGGCTTGAGTTATCTTCCTCAAGAAGCAAGTATCTTTCGTCGTCTTACGGTAGCAGAAAATATTTTGGTGGCCCTTGAAGCCCACGGCTACACGGGGTCAGATAAGCACGAGAGGTTAGATCTGTTGCTGAAGGAGTTTCGGATAGAACACGTAAGAAGTAGTTATGGGTATTCTTTGTCGGGAGGAGAAAGACGACGGGTCGAGATTGCACGTGCCTTAGCTGGGAAACCCAAATTTCTGCTTCTCGATGAACCTTTTGCGGGAATTGATCCTATTGCAGTGGGCGATATTCAAGAAATTATTCGTGATTTAAAGACCAAAGGGATCGGTATTTTGATAACAGACCACAATGTTCGAGAAACTCTTGGAATATGTGATCGCGCCCATATTCTGAAAGATGGTAGGATAGAAGTACAAGGGAGCGCGATGGAGATAGCAGAATCTCCCGTAGCCAGAAAATTTTATTTGGGTGAAGGTTTTAGATTGTAG
- the lptC gene encoding LPS export ABC transporter periplasmic protein LptC — MLIIEIIVIFPRDLDDKAKPQSGPVAPDDGVSKGIEQIMRGAHLVETREGEKEWELWAESAVAYKLKPSWSLRKVKTRLFGKDGVFFIVTGDEGSIDVKTKDMDVKGKVVIRSSNGYAFETEKMIYHSKERQFVAPLPVFMRGPKDGEGFSLILRGNSLSADLNNSLMTVNGGVKGEKAFKGDRRLLIRAQKAAFSGKSNLARFSEDVVMDFETMRITGPEAVFEYGREQNLVKSVQVSGGVRVSDLEKWVTSQKVNVNFDKDRYVFSGNPRVVQNNDELQGEEIVFLEGGKKVEVFKARANVESRELEKAN, encoded by the coding sequence GTGTTAATTATCGAAATCATTGTGATTTTTCCAAGGGACCTAGATGATAAGGCAAAGCCACAGTCGGGTCCCGTTGCGCCAGATGATGGAGTTAGTAAGGGAATTGAGCAAATTATGCGGGGGGCTCATCTTGTTGAGACCCGAGAGGGAGAAAAAGAGTGGGAGCTGTGGGCAGAGTCGGCAGTTGCATACAAATTGAAACCAAGTTGGTCTTTACGCAAAGTGAAAACAAGATTATTTGGTAAGGACGGTGTGTTCTTTATTGTGACTGGCGATGAGGGTTCAATAGACGTAAAGACCAAGGATATGGATGTGAAAGGGAAGGTCGTCATTCGCTCGTCCAACGGTTATGCTTTCGAAACGGAGAAGATGATTTATCATTCGAAGGAACGTCAATTTGTAGCGCCTCTTCCAGTTTTTATGCGGGGCCCAAAGGATGGGGAGGGGTTTTCATTGATCCTGCGTGGGAATTCCTTAAGCGCTGACCTGAACAATTCTTTGATGACAGTCAATGGAGGAGTGAAGGGAGAAAAGGCGTTCAAGGGAGATCGCCGACTTTTGATTCGAGCCCAGAAAGCTGCGTTCAGTGGCAAATCCAATCTTGCTCGTTTTAGCGAGGACGTTGTGATGGATTTTGAAACAATGCGAATTACGGGACCAGAGGCCGTATTTGAATATGGGAGAGAGCAGAATCTTGTTAAATCCGTTCAAGTCTCTGGTGGAGTGCGGGTGAGTGATTTAGAAAAATGGGTTACTTCACAAAAGGTGAATGTGAACTTTGATAAGGATCGCTATGTGTTTAGCGGAAATCCAAGGGTTGTTCAGAACAATGACGAGCTTCAGGGAGAGGAAATTGTTTTTCTTGAGGGCGGAAAAAAAGTCGAAGTTTTTAAGGCAAGAGCAAATGTGGAGAGTCGGGAACTGGAGAAAGCAAATTGA
- a CDS encoding PilZ domain-containing protein — MVIQWFLNNDEDISGPFSTEDIQKQIESGLPKDCFIWGKAQKDWITVHQWSVSLPTLLHASDKKLTSLKWHMAREGKSEGPYTREDLLHVLSNLSSLEGVLLWNKEMTGWVSVFDLHDLMEEIGVDRRHTPRAKIRGTVKVTSGDMSSIGQIQTISEGGLGIIGLKNGFPGQELQVEIRAAVLGGPIRAKAEIKYVTKSGFTGLHFTQISMEAKSTLIDYIRHTTHPSYGKAA, encoded by the coding sequence ATGGTCATTCAATGGTTTTTGAATAATGACGAAGACATTTCTGGCCCTTTTTCGACAGAGGATATCCAAAAACAGATTGAGAGCGGTCTCCCAAAGGACTGCTTCATTTGGGGCAAAGCACAAAAGGACTGGATTACTGTCCATCAATGGAGTGTGTCTTTGCCGACCCTGCTGCATGCTTCCGATAAAAAATTGACCTCACTAAAATGGCACATGGCCCGGGAAGGTAAATCTGAGGGGCCATACACGCGCGAAGATTTGTTGCATGTGTTGAGCAACCTAAGCTCTCTTGAGGGAGTTCTGCTATGGAACAAGGAAATGACAGGTTGGGTATCGGTTTTTGATTTACATGATCTAATGGAAGAAATCGGTGTCGACCGCCGACACACCCCTCGAGCAAAAATCCGCGGAACAGTAAAGGTAACAAGTGGGGATATGTCATCAATTGGTCAGATTCAGACCATTAGCGAAGGTGGGCTTGGAATTATTGGGCTTAAAAATGGATTTCCCGGACAAGAATTACAGGTGGAAATAAGGGCCGCCGTACTGGGCGGGCCTATCCGAGCGAAAGCCGAAATCAAATATGTCACGAAATCCGGATTTACGGGACTCCATTTTACTCAAATCTCAATGGAAGCAAAGTCCACTCTCATTGATTACATTCGACATACGACCCATCCATCTTACGGAAAAGCGGCCTGA